A single genomic interval of Cucumis sativus cultivar 9930 chromosome 5, Cucumber_9930_V3, whole genome shotgun sequence harbors:
- the LOC101218784 gene encoding cilia- and flagella-associated protein 298-B isoform X2: MVRVHVKSGHDSCEFEFLYECQSDLLIDEIASEVIQIFNLQSKIHRLISEFEPLLLPFSGDPKATSLLRAFSEAKSYASKDMVIHNRPLSFLVLRHHFETIERELVAKFDILGVYDSTQYQQLSSDVGLLDKDTTQLKLAGKELMKEKQLCDYIGRNEKTKIVLKLQPKITPPS; this comes from the exons ATGGTGAGAGTTCACGTCAAGTCCGGCCACGATTCCTGCGAATTCGAGTTTCTTTACGAGTGTCAGAGCGACTTATTGATCGATGAAATTGCTTCGGAAGTTATTCAAATCTTCAATCTCCAATCTAAAATTCATCGGCTTATTTCAGAATTCGAACCCCTTCTACTTCCCTTTAGTGGCGATCCCAAAG CTACGTCTCTTTTGAGAGCTTTCTCAGAAGCAAAGTCCTACGCATCTAAG GACATGGTTATCCACAATAGGCCTTTATCATTTCTTGTGTTGAGACACCATTTTGAGACTATTGAAAGAGAATTGGTAGCAAAGTTTGATATATTGGGTGTCTATGATTCCACTCAGTATCAACAACTTTCATCAG ATGTCGGCCTTCTTGACAAGGATACGACTCAGCTAAAACTAGCAGGAAAAGAGCTCATGAAGGAGAAACAACTCTGCGATTATATtggaagaaatgagaaaactAAG ATCGTTCTTAAACTACAACCGAAAATTACACCCCCAAGTTGA
- the LOC101218784 gene encoding uncharacterized protein LOC101218784 isoform X1: MVRVHVKSGHDSCEFEFLYECQSDLLIDEIASEVIQIFNLQSKIHRLISEFEPLLLPFSGDPKATSLLRAFSEAKSYASKDMVIHNRPLSFLVLRHHFETIERELVAKFDILGVYDSTQYQQLSSVIQITFQLSKHLDYPHVFKIIGIFPLSRCQSASKLFTCLPSFLPFPLTESITISHELLCSILIYP, from the exons ATGGTGAGAGTTCACGTCAAGTCCGGCCACGATTCCTGCGAATTCGAGTTTCTTTACGAGTGTCAGAGCGACTTATTGATCGATGAAATTGCTTCGGAAGTTATTCAAATCTTCAATCTCCAATCTAAAATTCATCGGCTTATTTCAGAATTCGAACCCCTTCTACTTCCCTTTAGTGGCGATCCCAAAG CTACGTCTCTTTTGAGAGCTTTCTCAGAAGCAAAGTCCTACGCATCTAAG GACATGGTTATCCACAATAGGCCTTTATCATTTCTTGTGTTGAGACACCATTTTGAGACTATTGAAAGAGAATTGGTAGCAAAGTTTGATATATTGGGTGTCTATGATTCCACTCAGTATCAACAACTTTCATCAG TAATTCAAATTACATTCCAGCTCTCCAAACACCTAGATTATCCCCATGTATTCAAGATAATTGGAATCTTTCCTCTCTCGAGATGCCAATCAGCCTCAAAACTGTTTACTTGTCTACCCTCATTTCTTCCCTTTCCTCTCACTGAATCTATAACAATTTCCCATGAACTCCTTTGCTCAATACTAATATATCCTTAA